The nucleotide sequence ACGACACTTTACCAACCGAGCAGTGAATGATACCGGTTTTGTCAACTTTGAAGTCGATTTTACCAGCTTTCACTTCCTGCACCGCTTTGGCTACGTCCGTCGTTACCGTACCCGACTTCGGGTTAGGCATCAGGCCACGGGGACCGAGCACGCGGCCCAGACGACCCACTTTAGCCATTACGGCCGGCATGGTGATGATAACGTCGATGTCAGTCCAGCCTTTTTCGATCTTGGCGATATAGTCGTCCAGACCAACGTAGTCAGCACCAGCTGCAGTAGCTTCGGCTTCTTTGTCGGGCGTAACGAGGGCCAGAACACGAACGGTTTTGCCGGTACCGTGGGGCAGCGTAGCTACGCCACGTACCATTTGATCGGCTTTGCGGGGATCCACGCCCAGACGAACGTCGATATCTACCGAGGCGTCAAATTTGGTATAGGTGATGTCCTTTACCACTTTGGCCGCTTCTACCAGATTCCGAACTTCGGTCAGGTCATGCTTAGCAAGGGCTTCCTTGCGCTTTTTGCTTACTTGTGCCATGTCTACTCCGTCGTTAGATTATTCAGCGAAAGGAGAAGTGCCCGACACAGTGATGCCCATGCTGCGAGCCGTACCGGCTACTTGCAGCATTGCCGACTCCACTTTGAAAGCATTCAGGTCTGGCATCTTCGTTTCAGCGATGGTGCGCACCTGGTCCCACGACACGGAACCTACCTTGTTACGGTTAGGCTCTTTCGAACCGCTCTGGAGCTTGGCAGCCTCCATCAGGAGAACCGGCACCGGAGGGGTCTTCACAACGAAGTCAAACGACTTGTCGGTGTACATGGTGATGAGTACAGGACAAACTTGGCCGGCCTTATCCTGGGTGCGAGCATTGAACTGCTTGCAGAATTCCATGATGTTAAGGCCTTTGCTACCAAGTGCAGGTCCAACCGGCGGCGCAGGGTTTGCGGCGCCTCCCTTTATCTGAAGCTTCAGATAACCTCTAATTTCCTTGGCCATTTGGTTTGTAAGGCTTCGGGCGCTGCATCGTAACACGCATTGCCCTCAGTTTTTTGATTGCTCCGAAGTGGAAGCACCACCGGTCCGGAGCGGATAACCGATGACGTTTGCTTGGCAGTAGGTGAAACTTGAGCTAGAGACAGTCAGAGGCGTGGCATCCAACTGTCCCTAGCTCAAGTTCGCTCTATCTACTATGACTCTTTTTCGACCTGCGTGTAGCTCAGCTCCATGGGCGTGCTACGGCCGAATATTTTCACGATTACGTTGAGCTTCTTACGCTCTTCGAAAACTTCCGAAACAGTACCAAGCATGCCGGCGAAACCACCGTCGACGATTTTCACCAGCTCGTTTACTAAGAATGGCGTTTCGAGTGTGGCCGTCTGCTCTTCTGCTTCGTCTACAATGCCGAGGATATTGTTTACCTCCGACAGACGCAGCGGAATTGGCTTGGTGTTCTGGTTGGCAGCCTTGCCTTCTTTGTCGCTCAGGAAACCCAATACACCAGGCGTGCTGGTAATAATGTGGTCAACTTCACCGTGCGACAGATCGGCGTGGATGATGATGTAGCCGGGATACAGATTCCGCTCCCGTACGCGCTTCTTACCGTTGCGCATCTCATACACCTTCTCGGCCGGAATCAGTACCTGAGGTACCAGATCAGAAAGACCGTGCCGGCCAATTTCCGTTTCGAGATAGGTCTTGGCCTTTTTCTCCTGTCCGCTCACCGAGCGGACCACATACCATTTCAACTCTCCCATCTTCGCTGCCGATTAACGGAATGAGTTGTAAAACGCTTCCAGACCAGTTTTAAAAGCCACGTCCATCAACCCAACAACAGCAGCGAATACCAGCGAACCGATGAGCACTAGGCCAGCGCTCTTCTGGAGTTCCTCGAAGGAAGGCCACGTTACCTTGTAGCGCATCTCCTCGACGGTGTCGCGGAAGTAATTCGGTTTCTTGTCCATTGCTCGTCGCCTGGTTAGTGGCTTCTGATTACTCGCAGGCTGCGGACCTAGCAACCTGTATTCAATGCACGGGCGGAGAGATTCGAACTCCCATCAAAGGTTTTGGAGACCTCTATTCTACCCTTGAACTACGCCCGTGTATGCGTCCGTCACCAGCTTGCTACTGGATTGGGACTGCAAATGTATGGAACTCTCTTTACAAAACAAA is from Hymenobacter yonginensis and encodes:
- the rplA gene encoding 50S ribosomal protein L1 — its product is MAQVSKKRKEALAKHDLTEVRNLVEAAKVVKDITYTKFDASVDIDVRLGVDPRKADQMVRGVATLPHGTGKTVRVLALVTPDKEAEATAAGADYVGLDDYIAKIEKGWTDIDVIITMPAVMAKVGRLGRVLGPRGLMPNPKSGTVTTDVAKAVQEVKAGKIDFKVDKTGIIHCSVGKVSFDDQKLAENAIEVIQTLIRLKPSSAKGTYIKSITLSSTMSPAVPVDTSVTSA
- the rplK gene encoding 50S ribosomal protein L11, whose protein sequence is MAKEIRGYLKLQIKGGAANPAPPVGPALGSKGLNIMEFCKQFNARTQDKAGQVCPVLITMYTDKSFDFVVKTPPVPVLLMEAAKLQSGSKEPNRNKVGSVSWDQVRTIAETKMPDLNAFKVESAMLQVAGTARSMGITVSGTSPFAE
- the nusG gene encoding transcription termination/antitermination protein NusG; translated protein: MGELKWYVVRSVSGQEKKAKTYLETEIGRHGLSDLVPQVLIPAEKVYEMRNGKKRVRERNLYPGYIIIHADLSHGEVDHIITSTPGVLGFLSDKEGKAANQNTKPIPLRLSEVNNILGIVDEAEEQTATLETPFLVNELVKIVDGGFAGMLGTVSEVFEERKKLNVIVKIFGRSTPMELSYTQVEKES
- the secE gene encoding preprotein translocase subunit SecE → MDKKPNYFRDTVEEMRYKVTWPSFEELQKSAGLVLIGSLVFAAVVGLMDVAFKTGLEAFYNSFR